A part of Oncorhynchus kisutch isolate 150728-3 linkage group LG2, Okis_V2, whole genome shotgun sequence genomic DNA contains:
- the zp3d.1 gene encoding zona pellucida glycoprotein 3d tandem duplicate 1, whose protein sequence is MVQVAWMFCLFACFFSAFPFTQVSAEADFNVDRWEGQVHQDYQFAERHLLGNVPVREVIRPRIGEDDAIGAQRSEPPYYFLPMFQHSAVPVVDRDLFRPVVGKIRFPSILTTLLFPPQNSPERNHFSPVRNPHGVEVWCGYNQISVRINRSQLRFRCLASMLFLGTCPVTRVTPLFFYFHYDLNDCGSTQTTMNGQLVYTSSLRFSPEPQGPVIRAIPLNLPIQCIYNRFHYSYKVGYVPEVHDRNLLKSMNGKHIFRLTACNEQWEQLSSEEGYMLGEPMYFKAYAAFVPKDESVFVDSCFVTTSNDPNATPRLEVIHNFGCMVDSKRKGSQSQFFSRESNVLRFTVDAFLFPQITAKHLYLHCTMTVMKSTSKWSAKSCTYNSTVGRWEELYGPPSVCSCCDSVCEVSEFWPALTSPSVKSLITSKPWRVLEDREKSLPVQAEERQPDGEERVEETLAVTYRVEKVKFKSLAVAPWEEEKNMSVAVMNKVEEVQEGTVLGEEGVVARKEGSVEEPIEDKWAEKEMIEVAAEEIGTDQVTSSVTLEHVPEENTVTVKEVAQWNMSSVTMNAKVSKKAKEQVAGIEGSTVERVGVGQMPLVDEAAAFLQGYMEPAEWREDYQGPALEEELGRFWKPSTKDKLAVLETSVPIGTLTLN, encoded by the exons ATGGTGCAAGTTGCGTGGATGTTTTGTCTgtttgcatgttttttttctgCCTTTCCATTCACACAAGTATCAGCGGAAGCTGATTTTAATGTTGACCGATGGGAGGGTCAAGTGCATCAAGACTACCAATTCGCGGAGCGGCACCTCCTGGGCAATGTACCAGTGCGTGAGGTGATCAGGCCTCGGATAGGGGAAGACGATGCCATCGGTGCCCAGCGGTCAGAACCACCATACTACTTCCTTCCCATGTTCCAGCACTCGGCGGTTCCCGTCGTCGATAGGGACTTGTTCAGACCAGTCGTCGGGAAAATACGTTTCCCCAGTATCTTGACCACCCTTTTGTTTCCGCCACAAAATAGTCCAGAGCGCAACCACTTCTCTCCCGTGCGTAATCCGCATGGAGTGGAGGTGTGGTGCGGGTACAACCAGATCTCCGTGCGCATCAACAGAAGTCAGCTCAGGTTTAGGTGTCTGGCCTCCATGCTCTTCCTGGGCACTTGCCCCGTCACCCGGGTCACCCCACTTTTCTTTTACTTCCATTATGACTTGAATGACTGTGGCAGTACTCAAACG ACCATGAATGGCCAGCTGGTGTACACCAGCTCACTTCGCTTTTCTCCAGAACCACAAGGGCCAGTGATAAGAGCCATACCTCTCAACCTCCCCATTCAGTGCATATATAACCG ATTCCACTACTCCTACAAAGTTGGCTATGTACCTGAGGTGCATGACCGCAATCTCTTGAAGAGTATGAATGGCAAACACATCTTTAGGCTCACTGCATGCAATG AGCAATGGGAACAATTGTCATCAGAAGAGGGCTATATGCTTGGGGAGCCAATGTACTTCAAAGCCTACGCTGCTTTTGTCCCCAAAGATGAGAGTGTGTTTGTTGATTCCTGCTTTGTTACGACATCCAATGACCCAAATGCCACACCTCGCCTTGAAGTCATTCACAACTTTGG ATGTATGGTGGACAGCAAGCGGAAAGGCAGTCAGTCCCAGTTCTTCTCCAGAGAGTCAAATGTCCTGCGCTTCACTGTGGATGCTTTCCTGTTTCCCCAAATCACTGCCAAG CATCTCTACCTGCACTGTACTATGACTGTCATGAAATCCACTTCTAAGTGGAGCGCCAAGTCCTGCACGTACAATAGCACAGTGGGAAG GTGGGAGGAGCTGTATGGCCCTCCCTCTGTGTGCTCCTGCTGTGATTCTGTCTGTGAAGTGTCAGAGTTCT GGCCAGCCTTGACATCTCCTTCAGTGAAAAGCCTGATCACCAGTAAACCCTGGAGAGTGTTGGAGGACAGGGAGAAGAGTTTGCCCGTTCAGGCTGAGGAGAGACAGCCAGATGGTGAGGAAAGGGTGGAGGAGACCTTGGCAGTCACTTATAGAGTGGAGAAGGTGAAGTTTAAAAGCTTGGcagtggctccttgggaggaggaGAAAAACATGTCTGTTGCTGTTATGAATAAGGTAGAGGAGGTGCAGGAAGGGACAGTtctaggagaggagggggtggtagCCAGAAAGGAAGGGAGTGTGGAGGAGCCGATTGAGGACAAATGGGCTGAGAAGGAGATGATTGAGGTGGCAGCTGAAGAGATTGGCACAGACCAAGTGACATCAAGTGTAACTTTGGAACATGTACCTGAGGAGAATACTGTGACGGTTAAGGAGGTAGCTCAGTGGAACATGTCGAGTGTCACCATGAATGCTAAGGTGTCAAAGAAAGCTAAGGAGCAGGTTGCTGGGATAGAAGGGTCAACGGTTGAGAGAGTGGGGGTTGGACAGATGCCTTTGGTGGACGAAGCGGCAGCATTTCTGCAGGGGTACATGGAGCCTGCCGAGTGGAGAGAAGATTACCAAGGACCAGCCCTAGAGGAGGAGCTGGGGAGGTTTTGGAAACCATCCACAAAG GACAAGCTTGCTGTGCTGGAAACTTCTGTCCCTATTGGAACATTAACTTTAAATTAA